One window from the genome of Metabacillus flavus encodes:
- the queD gene encoding 6-carboxytetrahydropterin synthase QueD, producing MIQQIYPQVNHDFQYELNKDMHLSAAHFVPHESAGPCRNVHGHTYFVNVTIAGDTLDESGFLVNFKTLKNLVHGQFDHTILNEHALFQSGSPEDFPTTEVVARKISEVIQAELDQLPGKPVCVQVFVRETPTSYVVFRPKKVKSNG from the coding sequence ATGATTCAGCAGATTTACCCTCAAGTGAACCATGACTTTCAATATGAGCTCAATAAAGACATGCATCTTTCTGCTGCCCATTTTGTTCCGCATGAGAGTGCAGGTCCGTGCCGGAATGTTCATGGCCATACGTATTTTGTGAATGTTACGATTGCCGGAGACACGCTTGATGAGTCAGGGTTTCTTGTAAACTTTAAAACGCTGAAAAATCTTGTGCACGGACAATTTGATCATACCATTTTAAATGAGCATGCCCTTTTTCAGTCCGGGAGTCCAGAGGATTTCCCGACTACAGAAGTGGTTGCCCGAAAAATAAGTGAAGTTATCCAGGCAGAATTGGATCAGCTTCCCGGCAAGCCTGTCTGTGTCCAGGTATTTGTCAGAGAAACACCGACCAGTTATGTGGTTTTTCGTCCGAAGAAGGTGAAAAGCAATGGCTGA
- the queE gene encoding 7-carboxy-7-deazaguanine synthase QueE: MAETIPVLEIFGPTIQGEGMVIGQKTMFIRTAGCDYSCAWCDSSFTWDGSAKNEIIQMDAGQLWTELTRIGGNRFSHVTVSGGNPALLKNLQPVIALLKEKGMEIALETQGSRYQEWFTEIDDLTISPKPPSSGMKTDFDVLSGVFNRLKEAGTLSSASLKVVVFNAEDLAYAKMVHLKYPGIPFYLQVGNDDTATADDAALMKILMSRYEWLIDQVMEDEQLNLVRVLPQLHTLLWGNKRGV; this comes from the coding sequence ATGGCTGAAACGATTCCGGTTCTTGAAATATTCGGCCCGACGATACAGGGGGAAGGGATGGTCATCGGCCAAAAAACGATGTTCATCCGGACGGCAGGCTGCGACTATTCCTGTGCCTGGTGCGACTCATCATTTACTTGGGACGGTTCCGCGAAAAATGAAATCATCCAGATGGATGCCGGGCAGTTATGGACAGAGCTTACGCGCATCGGCGGAAACCGGTTTTCACATGTGACCGTATCCGGAGGAAATCCGGCACTATTAAAAAATTTGCAGCCAGTCATTGCGCTGCTGAAAGAAAAGGGCATGGAGATTGCTCTGGAGACACAGGGAAGCAGATACCAGGAATGGTTCACCGAGATTGATGATCTCACCATTTCTCCCAAGCCGCCAAGCTCAGGGATGAAAACGGATTTCGATGTTTTAAGCGGTGTTTTTAACCGGTTGAAAGAAGCTGGCACCCTTTCTTCTGCAAGCTTAAAGGTTGTCGTATTCAATGCTGAGGATCTCGCCTATGCAAAAATGGTTCACTTAAAGTATCCCGGTATTCCCTTTTATCTGCAGGTAGGAAATGATGATACGGCAACGGCCGATGATGCCGCATTGATGAAAATACTGATGAGCCGCTATGAATGGCTGATCGATCAGGTTATGGAAGATGAGCAATTAAATCTTGTCCGCGTTCTCCCGCAGCTGCATACGCTGCTCTGGGGAAACAAGCGCGGCGTTTAA
- a CDS encoding DUF6254 family protein has protein sequence MKKMSQSKKQEERQWKDHKQAQHPHGEVKSLKELSEETDKESNRS, from the coding sequence ATGAAAAAGATGAGCCAATCCAAAAAACAGGAAGAACGGCAGTGGAAGGATCATAAGCAAGCCCAGCACCCTCATGGTGAAGTGAAATCGCTTAAAGAGCTTTCTGAAGAAACAGATAAGGAATCAAATAGGTCATAA
- a CDS encoding ATP-dependent Clp protease ATP-binding subunit — protein MQCQNCKQNQATVQLNVQINGARKQLQLCNTCFSHYESQIPSGGFSGGGFSSFPFDQFFKNAGSQDEGTPGAENQKSGRNGGGLLDQMGRNLTHAAKAGLIDPVIGREEEVNRVIEILNRRNKNNPVLIGEPGVGKTAVAEGLALKISEGKVPSKLLKKEVYLLDVASLVANTSMRGQFEDRMKKLIAELQLRKNVILFIDEIHLVVGAGSAEGSMDAGNILKPALARGEMQLIGATTLKEYRQIEKDAALERRFQPVMVHEPSLDKAIEILQGIQSKYEDYHGVTFSDEAIRACVNLSHRYIQDRFLPDKAIDLLDEAGSKANLKADRVEEADIHDQLSKLAKDKEKAAAEENYELAAKLRHEEILLEKQLEKQDHQEKMNVGLSEIQAIIEQKTGIPVGKIQEDEQAKMKNLEESLAKKVIGQEEAVQKVAKAVRRSRAGLKRKNRPIGSFLFAGPTGVGKTELTKTLAEELFGTKDSMIRLDMSEYMEKHAVSKIIGSPPGYVGHDDGGQLTEKVRRNPYSILLLDEIEKAHPDVQHMFLQILEDGRLTDSHGRTVNFKDTVIIMTSNAGTSEKRMTVGFDTEATSAIKESTLLDSLGTFFKPEFLNRFDAIIEFQSLERKHMLSIVELMLEELQETLHEKNMKLTVSDEAKNRLAELGYHPAFGARPLRRVIQEQLEDQITDLLIDYNELDHVQANVENGIITVSRSK, from the coding sequence ATGCAATGTCAAAACTGTAAGCAAAATCAGGCAACCGTTCAGCTAAATGTTCAAATTAACGGAGCCCGTAAACAATTACAGCTCTGCAATACATGCTTTTCACATTATGAAAGTCAAATTCCTTCCGGCGGTTTCAGCGGCGGAGGATTCTCTTCCTTCCCTTTCGATCAGTTCTTTAAAAACGCAGGCAGTCAGGATGAAGGTACACCTGGTGCAGAGAATCAAAAATCCGGCCGCAATGGCGGAGGGCTTCTTGATCAAATGGGCCGCAATCTTACCCATGCTGCAAAAGCAGGGCTAATCGATCCAGTCATCGGCCGGGAAGAAGAAGTAAACCGGGTTATTGAAATTCTTAACCGGCGCAACAAAAACAATCCGGTTCTTATTGGTGAACCTGGGGTTGGTAAAACAGCTGTAGCTGAAGGTCTCGCATTGAAAATTTCTGAAGGGAAAGTTCCTTCTAAGCTATTGAAAAAAGAAGTATATCTGCTCGACGTAGCATCCCTCGTTGCAAATACGAGCATGCGCGGCCAATTCGAAGACCGGATGAAAAAACTCATTGCCGAGCTTCAATTACGTAAAAACGTTATTTTATTTATTGATGAAATTCACCTAGTAGTCGGAGCAGGATCTGCGGAAGGCTCTATGGACGCCGGAAACATCTTGAAGCCTGCACTCGCACGGGGTGAAATGCAGCTGATTGGTGCGACGACATTGAAGGAATACCGCCAGATTGAAAAAGATGCTGCCTTAGAACGCCGCTTCCAGCCTGTCATGGTTCACGAACCATCCCTGGATAAAGCAATCGAAATTCTACAGGGCATTCAATCAAAATATGAAGACTATCATGGCGTTACATTCAGTGATGAAGCCATCCGGGCTTGTGTAAACCTTTCACACCGCTATATTCAGGATCGTTTTCTGCCTGATAAAGCGATTGATTTGCTTGATGAAGCCGGTTCAAAAGCGAATTTAAAAGCAGACCGGGTGGAGGAAGCCGATATTCATGATCAGCTCAGCAAGCTTGCAAAAGATAAAGAAAAAGCGGCTGCTGAAGAGAATTATGAACTTGCGGCAAAGCTCCGCCATGAAGAAATTTTGCTTGAAAAACAGCTTGAGAAACAGGATCATCAGGAAAAAATGAATGTTGGACTTAGTGAAATCCAGGCGATCATTGAACAAAAAACCGGTATCCCAGTAGGAAAGATTCAGGAAGACGAACAGGCCAAAATGAAAAACCTTGAAGAAAGCCTTGCTAAAAAAGTGATCGGCCAGGAAGAAGCGGTCCAAAAGGTAGCAAAAGCAGTACGCAGAAGCAGGGCCGGCTTGAAACGCAAAAATCGTCCAATCGGTTCCTTCCTCTTCGCAGGACCAACAGGTGTAGGGAAAACTGAGCTGACCAAAACCCTGGCAGAAGAACTGTTTGGAACGAAGGACTCCATGATTCGTCTTGATATGAGTGAATATATGGAGAAACATGCCGTATCCAAAATCATCGGTTCCCCTCCAGGATATGTCGGACATGATGATGGGGGCCAGCTCACAGAGAAAGTACGCAGAAACCCATACAGCATTCTGCTTCTCGATGAAATTGAAAAAGCCCATCCTGATGTCCAGCACATGTTTCTTCAAATCCTGGAAGACGGGCGTTTAACTGACAGTCATGGGCGCACGGTCAACTTTAAGGATACAGTCATCATCATGACCAGTAACGCAGGAACTTCCGAAAAACGAATGACTGTAGGATTTGATACGGAAGCAACATCAGCTATAAAAGAGAGCACACTGCTTGATTCACTCGGAACATTCTTTAAGCCAGAATTCCTGAATCGCTTTGATGCAATCATTGAGTTTCAATCGCTTGAAAGAAAGCATATGCTTTCAATAGTCGAACTCATGCTTGAAGAGCTTCAAGAAACCTTGCATGAAAAAAATATGAAGCTGACCGTTTCAGATGAAGCCAAAAACAGGCTGGCAGAACTGGGCTATCACCCTGCATTCGGTGCCCGTCCGCTTCGCCGGGTTATCCAGGAACAGCTGGAAGACCAAATTACAGACCTGCTCATTGATTACAATGAACTGGACCACGTACAGGCAAATGTTGAAAACGGGATCATCACTGTTTCAAGATCTAAATAA
- a CDS encoding DUF2254 domain-containing protein, which translates to MEKNRFLQVRASFWFIPLLYGIIALFLAYGSMALDRYASKHTELYDYIPDLFLSDMQLAQTILSSIATSLLTMTTITFSSILVVLTTYAAQFSPRALQNFTSDRSSQRVLGMFTGGFVYTIVLLLLAKDKGGDLFIVPALAIVVAFACLAAFVFFIHHSVASIKVSNLIFQITSKTMKAWKENYEDDQSLNALSECGEAEEITSGKGRQLKSKKAGYIQHVQIRDMIQTAKKLKITVKVEKALGSYVDEGTPLLTYWGTEDLSDADSLLNQILIIPEQEPIRDVGFGIQKLSEIAIRSISPAFNDPYTTANAVEHIARILTRLGKSYIPKPFYTDEEKKLRVIFHKPSFEDLLYKSFYLIRHHGKEDTAVMHSIISALSIVADNNDKEVKEIIWNFSCYILEGLQETDWISLDKTYLNQQFQRLADACCREEKFMGI; encoded by the coding sequence ATGGAAAAGAACCGCTTTTTGCAAGTGAGAGCCAGCTTCTGGTTTATCCCTTTGCTTTATGGAATTATTGCCCTGTTCCTGGCATATGGAAGTATGGCCCTCGACCGATATGCTTCAAAGCATACAGAATTATATGATTACATACCTGACCTTTTTCTATCTGACATGCAGCTTGCTCAAACAATTTTAAGCTCGATTGCCACCTCTTTGCTAACTATGACGACCATCACGTTTTCATCCATTCTTGTCGTCTTGACTACTTATGCAGCACAGTTTTCTCCAAGGGCTTTGCAGAACTTCACCTCGGACCGCAGCTCTCAGCGCGTTCTTGGGATGTTCACAGGGGGCTTTGTTTATACCATTGTTCTTTTGCTTTTAGCAAAAGATAAGGGCGGCGACTTGTTTATTGTTCCTGCCCTTGCCATTGTTGTTGCTTTTGCATGCCTTGCAGCGTTTGTCTTCTTCATCCATCACTCGGTGGCGTCAATTAAGGTCAGCAACCTGATCTTTCAAATCACAAGCAAAACAATGAAGGCCTGGAAAGAAAACTATGAAGATGACCAATCCCTGAACGCACTGTCTGAATGCGGCGAAGCTGAAGAAATTACTTCAGGCAAAGGCAGACAGCTGAAGAGCAAAAAAGCAGGATACATACAGCACGTGCAAATAAGAGATATGATACAAACAGCAAAAAAATTAAAAATAACAGTAAAAGTAGAAAAAGCCCTGGGAAGCTACGTAGATGAAGGAACACCTCTGCTTACCTATTGGGGGACGGAGGACCTCAGCGATGCAGACAGCCTGCTTAATCAGATTCTGATTATTCCCGAGCAGGAGCCTATAAGGGATGTCGGTTTTGGCATACAAAAGCTTTCCGAAATCGCCATTCGTTCCATCTCCCCGGCATTTAATGATCCGTATACGACAGCGAATGCGGTTGAGCATATTGCGAGAATTCTAACCCGTCTTGGAAAGAGCTACATTCCAAAACCTTTTTATACGGATGAAGAGAAAAAACTCCGTGTCATTTTTCATAAACCATCCTTTGAAGATTTACTTTATAAGAGTTTTTATCTTATCAGACACCATGGAAAAGAAGATACAGCCGTTATGCATTCCATTATATCTGCCCTATCTATAGTGGCGGACAACAATGATAAAGAAGTAAAGGAAATCATCTGGAACTTCTCGTGCTATATATTGGAAGGACTTCAGGAAACAGATTGGATCAGCCTTGATAAAACATATCTTAATCAACAGTTTCAAAGGCTTGCTGATGCCTGCTGCAGAGAAGAGAAATTTATGGGAATTTAA
- a CDS encoding HAD-IA family hydrolase → MHILWDFDGTLFNTYPAFTETMYKLLKPDVKKEHIFEQLKVSFSHAAQTFGMTKEDIAEFKQKEKALSPVLKPPFPYVEKVLQYASKNVIMTHKPRNEVEAILSHYGWEHYFDEIVAGDDGFPRKPDSASYQYLHQKHHIDLAIGDRELDILPAKKLGIKTCLFQNDSEGADFYLIDYRQFADKVAPSFQ, encoded by the coding sequence ATGCATATTTTATGGGATTTTGACGGGACACTATTTAATACGTACCCGGCGTTTACCGAAACGATGTACAAGCTTTTAAAGCCAGACGTGAAAAAAGAGCATATTTTTGAACAGCTGAAGGTGTCTTTTTCGCATGCTGCACAAACCTTTGGAATGACAAAAGAGGACATTGCCGAATTTAAACAGAAGGAAAAGGCTCTTTCTCCTGTATTGAAGCCGCCCTTTCCATACGTAGAAAAGGTGCTGCAATACGCTTCAAAAAACGTCATCATGACGCATAAACCAAGGAATGAAGTGGAAGCTATTTTAAGTCACTACGGGTGGGAGCATTACTTCGATGAAATTGTTGCCGGTGACGATGGATTTCCGAGAAAACCCGATTCGGCATCTTATCAATACCTTCATCAAAAGCACCATATTGATCTTGCAATAGGTGATCGGGAACTGGATATCCTTCCTGCAAAAAAGCTCGGAATCAAAACTTGTCTCTTTCAGAATGATTCAGAGGGAGCAGATTTTTACTTGATTGATTACCGTCAATTTGCAGATAAAGTTGCACCTTCATTCCAATAG
- a CDS encoding YkvI family membrane protein has translation MLNKSFIVVQIAFVYVGTVVGAGFATGKEIVEFFTRFGAAGTIGILLAGSLFIHLGTKLMVIASRIQAPSFKEMNIYLLGRHAGQAVNAVMLLLLFGVTSVMVSGAGAIFEERLGLPASIGVLISIVLTLMIMAKGLHGVVGVNMLVVPMLLLLSLVVLTSAITEGGANAVFTGMRLFDHGWAVSSVCYAAYNLGLAQAVLVPLAAEIKDEEVLKKGGRLGGLILMIIMLGSHLALLFVPGAVKFEVPMAEVMNTVFSAAYYLYVLVIFGEVLTSIIGNLYGMERLLSQFIRVPRMGMIAIILAVCFFLSFIGYGKLISAIYPVIGYISLLFLGALLLKKKPGRG, from the coding sequence ATGCTAAATAAAAGCTTTATAGTCGTGCAGATCGCTTTTGTGTATGTAGGAACAGTAGTCGGGGCAGGCTTTGCCACCGGAAAAGAAATTGTTGAATTCTTTACCCGTTTTGGTGCGGCGGGAACCATCGGGATTCTCCTTGCAGGAAGTTTATTTATTCATCTTGGAACAAAGCTGATGGTGATCGCCTCAAGAATCCAAGCTCCCTCCTTTAAAGAAATGAATATCTATTTATTAGGGAGGCATGCAGGGCAAGCAGTAAATGCAGTCATGCTGCTCCTTTTATTTGGGGTAACCTCTGTAATGGTTTCCGGAGCCGGAGCTATATTTGAGGAACGGTTAGGCCTTCCTGCTTCAATTGGGGTGCTGATTAGTATTGTTTTGACACTAATGATTATGGCGAAAGGGCTGCATGGAGTGGTCGGCGTCAATATGCTGGTTGTGCCGATGCTGCTTCTGCTCAGTCTGGTCGTGTTGACCAGCGCTATTACCGAGGGCGGCGCGAATGCTGTTTTTACCGGTATGAGGCTGTTCGATCATGGGTGGGCCGTCTCCTCTGTCTGCTATGCAGCCTATAATCTTGGACTTGCTCAGGCTGTGCTCGTTCCGCTTGCAGCTGAGATCAAAGATGAGGAAGTGTTAAAAAAAGGCGGCAGACTCGGCGGACTGATATTAATGATCATAATGCTCGGAAGCCACTTGGCCCTCCTTTTTGTGCCGGGTGCTGTGAAGTTTGAAGTTCCGATGGCTGAGGTAATGAATACAGTCTTTTCGGCTGCATATTATTTGTACGTTTTAGTTATTTTTGGAGAGGTCCTCACCTCCATTATTGGGAACTTATATGGGATGGAACGCCTGCTTTCTCAATTTATCCGTGTTCCCAGAATGGGTATGATTGCTATCATTCTGGCCGTTTGTTTTTTCTTGAGTTTTATAGGCTATGGTAAATTAATTTCTGCCATCTATCCTGTCATTGGCTACATAAGCCTTTTATTTCTGGGGGCACTGCTTCTGAAAAAGAAACCAGGGAGAGGATGA
- the queF gene encoding preQ(1) synthase, translated as MSGRKDEELTGVTLLGNQGTNYLFEYSPDILESFENKHINRDYFVKFNCPEFTSLCPKTGQPDFATIYISYIPDKLMVESKSLKLYLFSFRNHGDFHEDCMNIIMNDLIELMDPRYIEVWGKFTPRGGISIDPYTNYGKPGTKYETMAEHRLMNHDLYPEKVDNR; from the coding sequence ATGAGCGGAAGAAAAGACGAAGAACTGACAGGAGTCACTCTATTGGGAAACCAGGGAACGAACTATTTATTCGAATATTCCCCCGACATTCTCGAGTCCTTTGAAAACAAGCATATCAACCGCGATTATTTTGTGAAGTTCAATTGCCCGGAATTTACGTCTCTGTGCCCGAAAACAGGCCAGCCTGACTTTGCAACGATTTATATAAGCTACATTCCGGATAAGCTGATGGTGGAAAGCAAATCGTTGAAGCTGTATCTCTTCAGCTTCAGAAACCACGGCGATTTTCATGAAGACTGCATGAATATCATTATGAATGACCTGATTGAATTGATGGATCCCCGCTATATCGAGGTTTGGGGCAAATTCACGCCGCGCGGAGGAATTTCCATTGATCCTTATACAAACTACGGCAAGCCGGGAACAAAGTATGAAACAATGGCGGAGCACCGTTTGATGAATCATGACTTGTATCCGGAGAAAGTGGATAACCGTTAA
- a CDS encoding metallophosphoesterase family protein, which translates to MNRIAVISDIHGNVPALEAVLDDIQFRRIEKIICLGDLAGKGPQSHDAIAMVREHCEITVKGNWDDFITKETEFETLKWHQDQLTDEDRRYLTLLPFSAELTMSGRLIRLFHASPFSIYTRIQPWDSIERRMSMFENTEMTGESLMQPDIAGYGDVHQAFVHQYKDKMLFNAGSVGNPLDMNQASYAVLEGLEGEEAEGPFSIQLIRVPYDIERSIRIAREADMPDLKEYIQELTTAKYRGLS; encoded by the coding sequence TTGAACCGAATAGCTGTAATTTCGGATATACATGGGAATGTCCCGGCGCTTGAAGCCGTTCTGGACGATATTCAATTTAGAAGAATCGAAAAAATTATTTGCCTCGGTGACCTGGCAGGGAAAGGCCCGCAATCCCATGATGCGATTGCCATGGTCAGAGAGCATTGTGAAATAACGGTAAAAGGAAACTGGGATGATTTTATAACGAAAGAAACGGAATTTGAAACGCTGAAATGGCATCAGGATCAGCTGACAGATGAGGACCGCCGTTATTTAACACTGCTTCCCTTTTCAGCTGAACTAACCATGAGCGGCCGATTAATCCGGTTATTTCATGCTTCGCCATTTAGCATTTATACAAGGATCCAGCCTTGGGATTCAATTGAACGGAGAATGAGCATGTTTGAGAATACAGAAATGACTGGAGAATCTCTTATGCAGCCTGATATAGCAGGCTATGGAGATGTGCATCAGGCATTTGTGCATCAATATAAAGATAAAATGCTGTTTAATGCAGGAAGTGTGGGAAATCCGCTGGATATGAATCAGGCTTCCTATGCTGTTCTTGAAGGGCTGGAAGGTGAAGAGGCAGAAGGACCGTTCTCCATTCAGCTTATACGGGTTCCTTATGATATTGAACGGTCGATCCGGATTGCCCGGGAGGCGGATATGCCTGACTTGAAGGAATATATTCAGGAACTCACAACGGCTAAGTACAGAGGACTTAGCTGA
- the queC gene encoding 7-cyano-7-deazaguanine synthase QueC: MKNEKALVVFSGGQDSTTCLFWALKNYKEVEAVTFNYNQRHKLEIEIAEAIAKEQGIRHHVLDMSLLNQLAPNALTRNDIEIEQKEGELPSTFVPGRNLLFLSFASVLANQIGARHIVTGVCETDFSGYPDCRDQFIKSCNVTVNLAMDEQLVFHTPLMWLNKEETWELADELGALDYVRTKTLTCYNGIPADGCGECPACLLRKNGLDAYLNKKEAAQ; encoded by the coding sequence ATGAAAAATGAAAAAGCACTGGTTGTTTTCAGCGGAGGCCAGGACAGCACCACCTGTCTATTCTGGGCATTAAAAAATTATAAAGAAGTAGAAGCGGTCACGTTTAACTATAATCAGCGGCATAAGCTTGAAATTGAAATCGCCGAAGCCATTGCAAAAGAGCAGGGAATCCGGCATCACGTCTTGGATATGTCCCTTTTGAATCAGCTTGCACCGAATGCGCTGACAAGGAATGATATAGAAATTGAACAAAAAGAAGGGGAGCTGCCATCGACTTTTGTTCCAGGCAGAAACCTGCTCTTTCTATCCTTCGCTTCAGTGCTTGCGAATCAGATTGGAGCAAGGCATATCGTTACAGGGGTTTGCGAAACAGATTTCAGCGGCTATCCGGATTGCCGGGACCAGTTCATAAAATCATGCAACGTGACCGTCAACCTGGCTATGGATGAGCAGCTTGTCTTCCACACACCGCTTATGTGGCTGAATAAAGAAGAAACATGGGAGCTCGCAGATGAATTGGGAGCACTTGATTATGTCCGGACGAAAACCCTCACTTGCTACAACGGAATTCCGGCAGATGGCTGCGGAGAATGCCCGGCATGTCTGTTACGAAAAAATGGCCTTGACGCCTATTTGAACAAAAAGGAGGCGGCACAATGA
- a CDS encoding hemolysin family protein: MDIVNLLLIAILIGLTAFFVASEFAIVKVRSSRIDQLIAEGNKNAGAAKRVISNLDGYLSACQLGITVTALGIGWLGEPTFEHLLKPLFVQIGLPDALTPVISIAFAFAIMTFLHVVIGELAPKTLAIQKAEEITLLLARPLILFNTIMYPFIWALNGSARYITGLFGLKPVSEHELAHSEEELRIILSDSYKSGEINQSEFKFVNKIFEFDNRIAKEIMVPRTEIVSLSIDSLMKENIEIMQNEKYTRYPVTDGDKDHIIGMVNIKEVFTNLIQKNSKDSFSLKEYVRPIIQVIESIPIQDLLVKMQKERIHMAILIDEYGGTAGLVTVEDILEEIVGEIRDEFDTDEVPNIQKINDNRYILDGKVLVSEINDLFGLEIDDKDVDTIGGWVLTEKFDIQKGDIVQFGSFTFKVRDMENHHIKYLELTRQVQESPSAVLEQVDQSIASTT, encoded by the coding sequence TTGGACATAGTAAATTTATTGCTCATTGCAATATTGATTGGATTAACCGCGTTTTTCGTGGCATCTGAATTCGCTATTGTAAAGGTAAGAAGTTCTCGTATTGACCAGCTGATCGCGGAAGGCAATAAAAACGCGGGAGCAGCAAAGCGCGTTATTTCTAATCTTGATGGCTACCTTTCAGCCTGTCAGCTTGGAATAACTGTGACAGCGCTTGGGATTGGGTGGCTTGGGGAACCGACATTTGAACATTTGCTGAAACCGCTATTCGTTCAGATTGGTTTGCCAGACGCTCTGACACCGGTTATCTCTATTGCTTTTGCATTCGCCATCATGACTTTTTTGCATGTTGTTATTGGTGAATTGGCTCCTAAAACATTGGCCATCCAAAAAGCAGAAGAAATTACCTTGCTGCTCGCACGTCCGCTCATTCTGTTCAACACTATCATGTACCCTTTTATATGGGCCCTTAACGGCTCTGCCAGATACATTACTGGTTTATTCGGACTTAAACCTGTGTCTGAGCACGAATTGGCACATAGTGAAGAAGAACTTCGCATCATTCTTTCAGACAGCTATAAAAGCGGGGAAATTAATCAATCAGAATTTAAATTTGTCAACAAAATCTTTGAATTCGATAATCGGATCGCAAAGGAAATCATGGTTCCCAGAACGGAAATCGTCTCCTTGTCTATTGATTCATTAATGAAAGAAAATATTGAAATTATGCAAAATGAGAAATATACAAGGTATCCGGTTACAGACGGCGATAAGGACCATATTATCGGAATGGTCAACATTAAAGAAGTGTTCACGAATTTAATTCAGAAGAACAGCAAGGATTCGTTTTCTCTAAAAGAATATGTCCGTCCGATTATCCAAGTGATTGAATCCATACCGATTCAGGACCTGCTTGTTAAAATGCAAAAAGAACGCATCCACATGGCCATCCTGATCGATGAGTACGGAGGAACCGCCGGTCTTGTTACGGTAGAGGATATTTTAGAAGAAATCGTTGGAGAAATCCGGGATGAATTTGATACAGACGAAGTCCCTAATATTCAAAAAATCAACGACAATCGCTACATTCTTGACGGTAAAGTTCTGGTAAGTGAAATCAATGATTTGTTCGGTCTTGAAATTGATGATAAAGATGTTGATACAATCGGAGGCTGGGTGCTTACTGAAAAGTTTGACATCCAAAAAGGCGATATTGTTCAATTCGGTTCTTTTACATTTAAGGTTCGGGATATGGAGAATCATCATATTAAGTATTTGGAGCTGACAAGGCAAGTTCAGGAAAGTCCGAGTGCCGTTCTTGAACAAGTAGATCAAAGCATAGCAAGTACAACTTGA